One Brevibacillus choshinensis genomic window carries:
- a CDS encoding GerAB/ArcD/ProY family transporter, with product METQRRFVSTWQLITILISSMIGVGILSLPRTVTTKLHEMGWVAPVIGGVIAIFPLMAILYLSKEYPGLTFVEYSPRILGKSGSPKLGRLLCYPWMFLFFSFQFLNAAMVARGFGEVVVTAVLLETPLEATLIGLFLIVLFLCMHEIDVLVRVNELLFPIMLIPIFLVPYVSLTAADWNNLLPIHIESWSDALKAGINTFSLYTGYELLLVYYGLVIPGAKIGLATWFGLVFTIVSYALTAVAGIVVFGYEELQLMIWPTLEMVKTAQRTGWFLERLESAFLAIWVASVFTTLGNMYYTTIYGLRLWFGKGIRFQRITALVLIIPFFYVTLLPQNIVQFFAYAQYLTHFGYVVSIGLPILLALIHWLRKQNVEVQEADSKKGGT from the coding sequence ATGGAAACTCAACGGAGATTCGTCAGTACGTGGCAGCTGATCACGATTTTGATTAGCTCCATGATTGGGGTAGGGATTTTGTCCCTTCCCCGAACGGTCACCACAAAACTTCATGAAATGGGGTGGGTGGCACCTGTCATCGGAGGCGTCATCGCCATCTTTCCATTGATGGCGATACTGTATCTGAGCAAAGAATACCCTGGGCTTACCTTTGTGGAATACAGCCCCCGGATTTTGGGGAAGTCTGGCTCTCCGAAGCTGGGCAGATTACTCTGCTATCCGTGGATGTTTCTGTTCTTTTCCTTTCAGTTTTTAAACGCGGCGATGGTTGCCAGAGGGTTTGGCGAGGTGGTGGTGACGGCAGTCTTGCTGGAGACGCCATTGGAAGCCACTCTCATCGGTTTGTTTCTCATCGTGCTTTTTCTTTGCATGCACGAAATCGATGTCTTGGTGCGGGTCAATGAGCTTCTGTTCCCCATCATGCTGATCCCAATCTTTTTGGTTCCCTATGTATCGCTGACAGCGGCGGATTGGAACAACCTGCTGCCCATTCACATAGAATCATGGTCAGATGCGTTAAAAGCAGGAATCAATACATTTTCGCTGTACACGGGCTACGAGCTGCTGCTGGTCTACTACGGCTTGGTGATTCCCGGTGCAAAAATCGGCCTCGCTACCTGGTTTGGGCTCGTCTTTACCATCGTTTCCTATGCGCTGACTGCTGTTGCAGGCATCGTGGTATTTGGATATGAGGAACTGCAGCTGATGATTTGGCCCACGCTGGAGATGGTCAAAACCGCACAGCGGACTGGCTGGTTTCTGGAGCGATTGGAGTCGGCCTTTCTCGCCATCTGGGTAGCGTCCGTGTTTACGACGCTGGGAAACATGTACTACACGACCATTTACGGCTTACGACTATGGTTTGGCAAGGGCATCCGCTTTCAACGGATTACAGCTCTTGTGCTCATTATTCCATTCTTTTACGTCACCTTGCTTCCTCAGAACATTGTCCAGTTTTTTGCCTATGCGCAATACTTGACCCATTTCGGGTATGTCGTCTCGATAGGCCTTCCGATCCTTCTGGCCCTGATCCATTGGCTGCGTAAACAGAACGTCGAAGTTCAGGAGGCTGACAGCAAAAAGGGAGGGACGTAA
- the sspI gene encoding small acid-soluble spore protein SspI has protein sequence MNIASLNLRQAIMYKMQGSDASAVQETITDAISSGQEKTLPGLGVLFEVLWQNSDTSSRQEMVNTIAGHLPAQAEKPII, from the coding sequence ATGAACATTGCTTCGCTCAACCTGCGTCAAGCCATCATGTACAAAATGCAGGGGTCTGACGCTAGCGCTGTACAAGAGACCATCACCGATGCGATTTCCAGCGGACAGGAAAAAACCTTGCCTGGACTGGGTGTGCTGTTTGAAGTGCTGTGGCAAAACAGCGATACCTCCTCCCGCCAAGAAATGGTCAATACGATCGCGGGTCATTTGCCTGCGCAAGCCGAAAAACCCATCATCTAA
- a CDS encoding potassium channel family protein, which produces MSKQFAIIGMGRFGSSVARTLYEMDYEVMGIDENEERINENIQYVTHAVAADSTDERALKEIGIRNFDVVVVAIGVDIQASILTVLTLKELGVKKIVAKAQNERHGQVLYKVGADRVVFPERDMGVRVAHNLISANVLDFIELADDYSVAEVVVSSKFVGKNLRQLDIRKNYEVNVIAIKSGDKFNIAPSPDETIQYGDVLVVIGNNKDLKAFEERA; this is translated from the coding sequence ATGTCAAAGCAATTTGCCATTATCGGGATGGGACGTTTTGGTTCCAGTGTGGCCCGTACCTTGTATGAAATGGACTATGAGGTTATGGGCATTGATGAAAATGAAGAACGGATCAATGAAAACATTCAGTATGTGACTCATGCCGTCGCAGCAGATTCCACAGATGAACGCGCACTCAAGGAAATCGGGATCCGAAATTTCGACGTGGTGGTTGTCGCCATCGGTGTTGATATACAAGCGAGCATTTTGACCGTATTGACCTTGAAGGAGCTCGGTGTGAAAAAAATAGTGGCCAAGGCGCAAAACGAACGCCATGGACAGGTTCTGTACAAGGTCGGAGCAGATCGCGTGGTCTTTCCGGAGCGGGATATGGGTGTGCGTGTTGCACACAACCTCATCTCTGCCAATGTGCTGGATTTTATCGAGCTTGCGGATGACTACAGCGTCGCGGAGGTCGTGGTTTCCTCCAAATTCGTCGGGAAAAATCTGCGTCAGCTCGACATACGAAAAAATTATGAAGTGAACGTCATCGCCATCAAGAGCGGAGATAAATTCAATATCGCACCCAGCCCGGATGAAACCATCCAGTACGGCGATGTGCTCGTCGTCATCGGGAACAACAAAGATTTGAAGGCATTTGAGGAGAGAGCGTAG
- a CDS encoding TrmH family RNA methyltransferase, with amino-acid sequence MTHEVITSVQNPQIKRLHQLLERKGREGQGRFLIEGAHLVEEALKSGAEVLTILYDSERDMDTACRRALENHPQDVQVIAASSAVLAKLSETKTPQGIVAEVKKYQADWNEWLKARATASEDLLLLLLDEIQDPGNLGTILRTAEAAGVDGVVLGKGSVDLYNGKVMRSTMGALFRLPVFTRSLPDVADEWKAMGGSLLVSTLHEKSMAYDRVDYVPKTAIVIGNEGRGVSAAMIERADQLVHIPIYGQAESLNAAVAAGVFVYEAQRKRKE; translated from the coding sequence ATGACACACGAAGTGATTACATCGGTACAAAATCCGCAAATCAAGCGGCTTCATCAATTATTAGAGCGAAAAGGAAGGGAAGGGCAGGGACGCTTTCTCATCGAAGGGGCGCATTTGGTGGAAGAGGCGCTGAAGAGCGGAGCCGAAGTGCTGACGATCCTGTACGACAGTGAGCGGGACATGGACACAGCATGCAGGCGGGCTCTGGAAAATCATCCACAGGACGTCCAGGTCATCGCCGCTTCCTCCGCCGTCTTGGCCAAGCTTTCGGAAACCAAGACCCCGCAGGGCATCGTGGCAGAAGTCAAAAAATATCAGGCAGACTGGAACGAATGGCTGAAGGCTAGAGCCACAGCGAGCGAGGATTTGCTGCTTCTGCTGCTGGACGAAATCCAGGACCCCGGCAATCTCGGTACCATCCTGCGGACAGCGGAAGCAGCTGGCGTAGATGGGGTCGTGCTGGGCAAAGGAAGCGTCGATCTTTACAACGGCAAAGTGATGCGCTCCACGATGGGGGCTCTGTTTCGCTTGCCGGTTTTCACGCGTTCTCTGCCTGATGTTGCGGATGAATGGAAGGCGATGGGAGGGAGCTTGCTCGTTTCCACGCTGCATGAAAAGAGCATGGCTTATGATCGTGTCGACTATGTTCCAAAAACAGCGATCGTCATCGGCAACGAAGGAAGAGGTGTATCTGCGGCCATGATCGAGCGCGCGGATCAGCTCGTACATATCCCGATATACGGACAGGCAGAGTCACTGAATGCGGCAGTTGCTGCGGGAGTGTTCGTCTATGAGGCGCAGCGGAAACGAAAAGAGTAA
- a CDS encoding DUF2642 domain-containing protein — MQQLNQLMGKYIDVEISGRNQLTGVLIDAGLDIIVIYKDPDFVYITLTNVQHLERSSTQMDELAAIPDVPIDQQTENISYRKVLDNAKGRFVEIYVTGNKSVHGYVTSIMNDYFLFYSPVYKSLFVSLDHVKWIIPSPPNVTPYSLAHQHFPVNPTAIPLSRTFAQQCNRLSGNLVVFDLGEDHNKIGLLETIEGNTIKLITANGKSLLWNLRHLKTMHLPGED; from the coding sequence TTGCAACAACTGAATCAATTGATGGGGAAATATATAGATGTGGAGATATCCGGAAGAAATCAGCTTACTGGGGTGCTTATTGACGCTGGATTAGACATCATCGTCATCTACAAAGACCCGGACTTTGTTTATATTACATTAACAAATGTCCAACATTTAGAACGAAGTTCCACTCAAATGGATGAACTTGCAGCTATCCCTGATGTGCCAATCGATCAGCAGACAGAAAATATCTCCTATCGCAAAGTATTAGATAATGCGAAAGGGCGATTTGTAGAAATTTACGTGACTGGCAACAAATCTGTCCACGGATATGTGACAAGCATCATGAATGATTACTTCCTCTTCTATTCACCAGTCTATAAATCACTTTTCGTATCTCTTGATCATGTGAAATGGATCATACCGTCTCCACCTAATGTAACTCCCTACTCATTAGCGCACCAACATTTCCCAGTGAATCCAACTGCGATTCCGTTGTCCCGCACATTTGCCCAACAATGTAATCGGCTATCAGGCAACTTGGTGGTGTTTGATCTAGGCGAAGATCACAATAAGATTGGATTACTTGAAACAATAGAGGGGAATACGATCAAACTGATAACAGCGAACGGGAAAAGCCTGCTATGGAATTTACGGCATTTGAAAACCATGCATCTGCCAGGAGAAGATTAA
- a CDS encoding arsenic transporter: MTELTIPLTILSFLCTIGFIFWRPNVNEAIPATVGAAVVLLSGSVTLADLGVITGTIGGAAITIMATIVMAIVLESFGFFQWAAEIVVEKAKGSGIRLFWLVNLLCFLMTLFVNNDGSILITTPILLMLLRHMGLKNHQKIPYLLSGALVATASSAPIGVSNIVNLIALKIVNMTLYMHTAMMFIPATIGLLLMVTLLYFHFRKALPLTVPTAVSGIWNSDAFNGNHPLKSKPLPIPKENRGKFMRNILIFVFAVRVGLFVASYLGIPVAIAAIFGSLVLLGWRWYRLQISPVDMLKKTPWYIIVFAFSMYVIIYGLHNIGLTQLLIQFLQPIAHGSMLNASLMMGFLVSVLSDLFNNHPALMVGTITLTSMGLDPLTLKVAYLASIIGSDIGSLFLPIGTLASIMWMHIVKRGHVKITWGDYLKATWYIIPITVAFTLVILAYWVSWIF, translated from the coding sequence GTGACCGAATTAACTATCCCGCTTACCATCCTATCCTTCCTCTGTACCATTGGGTTTATCTTTTGGCGACCCAATGTAAATGAGGCAATTCCTGCAACGGTGGGTGCAGCTGTAGTTCTCTTGAGTGGAAGTGTAACCCTCGCTGATTTGGGGGTCATCACTGGCACAATAGGTGGAGCTGCCATCACTATCATGGCAACGATCGTCATGGCGATTGTGTTGGAGAGTTTTGGATTCTTTCAGTGGGCAGCTGAAATCGTGGTAGAAAAAGCAAAAGGATCGGGCATACGCCTTTTCTGGCTGGTAAACCTACTCTGCTTCCTGATGACCCTGTTCGTCAATAACGATGGAAGCATCTTAATTACCACACCGATCCTGCTTATGTTACTCCGCCATATGGGTCTAAAAAACCATCAAAAAATCCCCTATCTTTTATCTGGCGCTTTAGTTGCCACAGCTTCCAGCGCACCTATAGGGGTTAGTAATATCGTAAATTTAATTGCTTTAAAAATCGTAAACATGACCCTTTATATGCACACGGCGATGATGTTCATTCCGGCTACCATCGGGTTGTTGCTTATGGTGACGTTGTTGTACTTCCACTTCCGCAAGGCTTTGCCGCTTACCGTTCCTACCGCCGTATCCGGAATATGGAACTCTGATGCCTTCAATGGAAATCACCCTTTGAAATCCAAACCTTTACCCATCCCAAAGGAAAATCGCGGTAAATTCATGCGAAATATCTTGATCTTTGTGTTTGCGGTGCGTGTCGGTTTGTTCGTCGCATCCTACTTGGGTATTCCCGTTGCCATCGCCGCTATTTTCGGCTCCCTAGTCCTGCTTGGTTGGCGTTGGTATCGTTTGCAGATTTCACCAGTGGATATGTTGAAAAAAACTCCATGGTATATCATTGTGTTTGCCTTCAGTATGTACGTGATTATCTATGGCTTGCACAACATTGGCTTAACCCAATTGCTGATCCAGTTCCTCCAACCCATCGCTCACGGAAGTATGCTGAATGCCAGTCTCATGATGGGGTTTTTGGTGTCGGTGCTCTCTGATTTGTTTAACAATCACCCTGCCTTGATGGTCGGGACCATAACCTTAACGAGTATGGGTCTTGACCCGCTCACACTTAAAGTGGCTTATCTTGCAAGCATTATCGGCAGCGACATAGGTTCCCTTTTCTTACCGATTGGTACGCTGGCGTCCATCATGTGGATGCATATCGTCAAGAGGGGCCATGTGAAAATCACTTGGGGCGATTACCTGAAGGCAACTTGGTACATCATCCCGATCACTGTCGCGTTCACGTTGGTCATTCTGGCTTATTGGGTTTCGTGGATTTTCTAA
- a CDS encoding DUF2225 domain-containing protein, whose amino-acid sequence MIDKVSALYDKSCTCRHCQKSFTTKRVKSGSLTIVHRDHDFYTRFKEQSLNPILYTVNVCPACGFAFTDPFKEKLAPWEKQVVDEQISAKWTPKDFGSIRQAPEAIVTYKLAIYAAEMTDQPHSVKAGLYLRLAWLYRSLERFAEEFRFIGMAVDEYELSYIHSDYARADKDMSEVRLLYLIGELYRRLQKFDLAINYFGKALAFRNTTIESGIIRMAQDQWQLAREEYKEKQNEQKIG is encoded by the coding sequence ATGATCGATAAGGTATCTGCACTCTACGATAAGTCCTGCACCTGTCGTCACTGTCAAAAATCGTTCACCACGAAACGGGTAAAAAGCGGATCGTTGACAATCGTCCATCGTGATCATGATTTCTACACGCGCTTTAAAGAGCAGTCCCTCAATCCCATTCTCTATACGGTCAACGTCTGTCCGGCATGCGGCTTTGCCTTTACCGATCCATTCAAAGAGAAGCTTGCGCCGTGGGAGAAGCAGGTCGTGGACGAACAGATCTCAGCCAAATGGACTCCCAAGGACTTCGGCTCGATCAGACAAGCCCCTGAGGCGATCGTCACTTACAAGCTCGCCATCTATGCGGCAGAGATGACGGATCAGCCCCATTCCGTAAAAGCGGGTCTGTACCTGCGCCTTGCCTGGCTGTATCGTTCTTTGGAACGGTTCGCGGAAGAGTTTCGCTTTATCGGCATGGCTGTAGATGAATACGAGCTTTCATATATCCATTCCGACTACGCTCGCGCCGACAAGGACATGTCCGAGGTGCGCCTGCTTTATTTGATCGGCGAGCTGTACCGCCGCTTGCAAAAGTTTGATCTCGCTATCAACTATTTCGGAAAAGCACTCGCCTTTCGAAACACGACCATTGAGAGCGGGATTATCCGAATGGCGCAGGATCAATGGCAGCTGGCGCGCGAAGAATACAAAGAGAAGCAAAACGAACAAAAGATCGGCTAA
- the pheS gene encoding phenylalanine--tRNA ligase subunit alpha — MQTRLQEMKDSALDQIGQVTESAQLQELRVKYLGKKGELTELLRGMGSLSAEERPLVGQLVNEVRGALESAFASKQQALEEAVLNAKLSSQTVDVTLPGRPVPAGSMHPLSRIIEEIEDIFVGLGFEVAEGPEVEMDHFNFEMLNLPKDHPARDMQDTFYVTDEILMRTHTSPVQARTMLKKEGKTPVKIICPGKVYRRDDDDATHSHQFTQIEGLVIDKGIGMSDLKGILLTFARQMFGENQQIRLRPSFFPFTEPSAEVDLQCFNCGGHGCRVCKQTGWIEILGSGMVHPRVLEMAGYNPQEVSGFAFGMGVERIAMLKYGVEDIRHFYTNDVRFLRQFNRE, encoded by the coding sequence GTGCAAACTCGGTTGCAAGAGATGAAAGATTCCGCACTCGACCAGATTGGTCAGGTCACGGAATCCGCACAACTTCAGGAATTGCGCGTCAAGTACCTGGGGAAAAAGGGGGAGCTGACAGAGCTTCTGCGCGGAATGGGCAGTCTTTCTGCAGAAGAGCGTCCACTTGTGGGTCAATTGGTCAACGAAGTGCGGGGAGCGCTTGAGTCCGCATTCGCAAGCAAGCAGCAGGCGTTGGAAGAGGCAGTGCTGAACGCAAAGCTGTCTTCACAAACGGTCGATGTAACCTTGCCGGGCCGTCCGGTTCCAGCAGGCAGCATGCATCCATTGTCCCGCATCATCGAAGAAATCGAAGATATTTTCGTGGGTCTGGGCTTTGAGGTAGCAGAAGGTCCTGAGGTTGAAATGGATCACTTCAACTTCGAAATGCTCAATCTGCCAAAGGATCACCCGGCTCGCGACATGCAAGATACGTTCTACGTAACGGACGAGATCCTGATGCGTACCCATACTTCTCCGGTACAGGCGCGCACCATGCTGAAAAAAGAAGGCAAAACGCCGGTGAAAATCATTTGCCCGGGTAAAGTGTACCGCCGCGATGATGACGATGCGACGCACTCCCACCAGTTCACCCAAATTGAAGGTCTGGTGATCGATAAAGGCATCGGCATGAGCGATTTGAAAGGAATCCTCTTGACGTTTGCACGCCAAATGTTCGGGGAAAACCAGCAAATTCGCCTGCGTCCAAGCTTTTTCCCATTCACCGAGCCAAGTGCGGAAGTGGATCTGCAATGCTTCAACTGTGGCGGACATGGCTGCCGCGTATGTAAGCAAACAGGCTGGATCGAGATCCTGGGCTCCGGCATGGTGCATCCGCGCGTACTCGAAATGGCTGGCTACAACCCGCAGGAAGTCAGCGGATTTGCTTTCGGAATGGGTGTGGAGCGCATTGCCATGCTGAAGTACGGCGTAGAGGATATCCGCCATTTCTATACCAACGACGTTCGTTTCCTGCGTCAGTTCAATCGAGAGTAG
- the pheT gene encoding phenylalanine--tRNA ligase subunit beta, producing the protein MKVSYQWLAEYVDLTDCTPQELAEKLTRSGVEVDAVESRNAGVSGVVIGYVKERSKHPDADRLNVCIVDAGQGEDLQIVCGAPNVDKGQKVLVALIGAKLPGGLNIKRSKLRGVESQGMICSAKELGLNDKLLAKDQQEGIMVLPEEAEIGMDAVSYLGLDDYVLELGLTPNRSDCLSMLGVAYEVAAILGKEVVLPQIELKESDVPNPVGVKIDATEACYQYHGRHFTNAKITSSPQWMKNRLMAAGIRPINNVVDVTNYVLLEYGQPLHAFDAGQVADRTIVVRMAGEGETIVTLDDQERKLDAETLLIADPTKGLAIAGVMGGANSEITNETAEIILEAAWFTPKTVRRTARSLGMRTEGCVRWEKGVDQARVQEAGERAAALIQQLSGATISKGIATAVVTEAKSAVVSVTLEKINQHLGTSLVASDVSPIFDRLQFPYETGSDTWTVTVPTRRGDITLPEDLVEEVARLYGYDNIPTSLPSGATTQGSLTPEQQLRRTIRRHLIGVGLNEAISYALVHPDRVEDAAGLHEEAVKPVALLMPMSEERSVLRTSLIPSLLETIAYNKNRQNHDVAIFELGRVFLSTEEKLSQLPEERLYVGGAVTGQWIPQNWMGAKQPVDFYQAKGIVESLLARLGIQNVEYKAVSSLAGMHPGRTAEISVGETRIGYVGQIHPGTEKAYDLSETYVFQLDVAKLVELAAGVGFYNQLPKFPAVTRDLALVVDRSVPAGALEATIRQAAGELLESLTLFDVYTGERIASDKKSMAFALVLRNSERTLQDEEIQQVTNAVIEALKVSTGAELRM; encoded by the coding sequence ATGAAGGTATCGTACCAATGGTTGGCAGAATACGTCGACCTCACAGATTGCACGCCACAGGAGCTGGCTGAAAAGCTGACTCGCAGCGGGGTGGAAGTAGACGCGGTCGAATCGCGCAATGCAGGCGTAAGTGGCGTCGTGATCGGTTATGTGAAAGAGCGCAGCAAGCATCCGGATGCAGACCGCCTCAATGTGTGTATCGTAGACGCAGGCCAAGGCGAAGACCTGCAGATCGTTTGTGGTGCGCCAAACGTAGACAAAGGCCAAAAAGTGCTGGTAGCCCTGATCGGTGCAAAGCTGCCAGGCGGATTGAACATTAAACGCTCCAAGCTGCGTGGCGTGGAATCCCAAGGGATGATTTGCTCGGCGAAAGAGCTGGGCCTCAATGACAAGCTGCTGGCAAAAGATCAACAGGAAGGCATCATGGTATTGCCAGAGGAAGCGGAAATCGGCATGGATGCAGTCTCCTACCTCGGGTTGGACGACTACGTTCTGGAGCTGGGCTTGACTCCGAACCGCTCTGACTGCTTGAGCATGCTAGGAGTTGCCTATGAAGTGGCAGCCATTTTGGGCAAAGAAGTCGTACTACCGCAAATCGAACTCAAAGAGAGCGATGTGCCAAACCCGGTGGGCGTCAAGATCGATGCTACGGAAGCGTGCTACCAGTACCATGGACGCCATTTCACCAATGCGAAGATCACCAGCTCTCCGCAATGGATGAAAAACCGTCTGATGGCAGCCGGCATTCGTCCCATTAACAATGTGGTGGACGTCACCAACTACGTGCTGCTCGAATACGGTCAGCCTCTCCACGCATTCGATGCAGGTCAGGTAGCGGATCGCACCATTGTTGTGCGGATGGCGGGCGAAGGCGAAACGATTGTGACCTTGGACGATCAGGAGCGCAAACTGGATGCCGAGACACTGCTGATTGCAGATCCGACTAAAGGCTTGGCGATCGCAGGTGTCATGGGTGGTGCGAATTCCGAAATCACGAATGAAACGGCTGAGATCATTCTGGAAGCTGCTTGGTTCACTCCGAAGACCGTACGCCGCACTGCGCGTTCGCTCGGCATGCGTACCGAGGGCTGCGTTCGTTGGGAAAAAGGCGTGGATCAAGCGCGCGTGCAAGAAGCGGGTGAGCGAGCCGCTGCTTTGATTCAGCAATTGTCCGGTGCGACGATCTCCAAAGGCATCGCGACAGCTGTTGTGACAGAAGCAAAGTCGGCCGTCGTCTCCGTTACCTTGGAAAAAATCAATCAACATCTGGGAACATCGCTGGTTGCCTCCGATGTATCTCCGATTTTTGACCGTCTCCAGTTCCCTTATGAGACTGGAAGTGACACTTGGACCGTCACGGTTCCGACTCGCCGTGGCGACATCACGCTGCCGGAAGATCTGGTGGAAGAAGTGGCGCGCCTGTACGGCTACGACAACATCCCGACCAGTCTGCCTTCTGGAGCGACGACCCAAGGAAGCCTGACTCCCGAACAGCAGCTGCGCCGTACGATTCGCCGCCATTTGATCGGTGTCGGGCTGAATGAGGCGATCTCTTATGCGCTCGTGCATCCAGACCGCGTGGAAGATGCAGCCGGCCTGCATGAGGAAGCGGTAAAGCCGGTAGCGCTGCTCATGCCGATGAGCGAAGAGCGGAGTGTCCTGCGCACGAGCTTGATCCCGAGCTTGCTGGAAACCATCGCCTATAACAAAAACCGTCAAAATCACGATGTTGCGATTTTTGAGCTGGGCCGCGTATTCCTCAGCACGGAAGAAAAATTGAGCCAGCTCCCTGAAGAGCGCTTGTACGTCGGTGGTGCGGTAACCGGTCAGTGGATTCCGCAAAACTGGATGGGTGCCAAGCAGCCTGTTGACTTTTATCAGGCAAAAGGGATTGTGGAATCCTTGCTTGCACGCTTGGGTATCCAAAACGTGGAGTACAAAGCTGTTTCCAGCCTTGCTGGCATGCATCCGGGACGTACCGCAGAAATTTCCGTTGGCGAGACACGCATCGGATATGTGGGGCAAATTCACCCAGGTACTGAAAAAGCGTACGACCTCAGCGAAACCTATGTGTTCCAGCTCGACGTAGCCAAACTGGTCGAACTGGCAGCAGGCGTCGGCTTCTACAATCAGCTTCCGAAATTCCCGGCTGTGACGCGTGACCTGGCACTAGTCGTGGATCGTTCTGTTCCTGCAGGCGCTTTGGAAGCGACGATCCGCCAGGCGGCAGGAGAGCTGCTGGAATCTCTTACCTTGTTCGATGTCTACACGGGCGAGCGCATCGCATCCGACAAGAAGAGCATGGCGTTCGCTCTGGTGCTGCGCAATTCCGAACGCACGCTGCAGGATGAAGAGATCCAACAGGTGACCAACGCTGTAATTGAAGCACTGAAAGTGAGTACGGGTGCCGAGCTTCGCATGTAA
- the zapA gene encoding cell division protein ZapA, whose translation MQGDGKNRLTVDIFGQQYRLSGKASVNHIRMVAGFVDDKMNEIANGNHRLDTAKIAVLSAVNIADEYFRLRQEYEELLKILQEDANGKEIE comes from the coding sequence GTGCAAGGTGATGGGAAAAATCGTTTGACGGTGGATATCTTTGGCCAACAATACCGGCTCAGTGGAAAGGCAAGTGTCAATCACATACGCATGGTGGCCGGTTTCGTTGATGACAAGATGAACGAAATCGCGAACGGCAACCATCGTTTGGACACGGCCAAGATCGCCGTACTTTCTGCAGTGAATATCGCGGATGAATATTTCCGCCTGCGGCAGGAGTACGAAGAGCTGCTGAAGATCCTACAAGAAGATGCAAATGGAAAAGAAATAGAGTAA
- the larE gene encoding ATP-dependent sacrificial sulfur transferase LarE — protein MNMLITQELTEKNEKLGNILREMGTVLIAFSGGVDSTFLLARAVEVLGDSAIAVTAASETFPTREFEAAKRLAAQLGARFVTTEIREMENPNFVSNPVNRCFFCKDGLYEHLGKMAEDNEWHAVICDGANVDDQGDYRPGRVAAAQRGVRSPLQEAGFYKEDIRALSKEMGLPTWNKPSFACLSSRIPYGSQITLEKIDQIDRAEGYLLSLGFHQVRVRHHDSIARIEVGPDDFARLLRHHAQIHTALQEIGFSYVTLDLFGYQTGSMNAVLGTDVKKQHG, from the coding sequence ATGAACATGCTGATAACACAAGAGTTGACGGAAAAAAACGAAAAGCTGGGCAACATCCTGCGTGAAATGGGGACCGTCTTGATCGCATTCTCCGGGGGTGTCGACAGTACATTCCTGCTGGCTCGCGCTGTCGAAGTGCTCGGTGACTCGGCAATTGCGGTCACGGCGGCTTCCGAGACGTTTCCGACACGTGAGTTTGAGGCAGCCAAACGTCTCGCTGCGCAGCTTGGGGCAAGGTTTGTCACGACGGAAATCCGCGAAATGGAAAATCCGAATTTCGTCTCGAATCCCGTAAACCGATGCTTTTTTTGCAAGGATGGACTGTATGAGCATCTCGGAAAAATGGCAGAAGACAATGAGTGGCACGCAGTGATTTGTGATGGTGCCAATGTCGATGACCAAGGAGATTATCGTCCAGGACGCGTAGCCGCTGCACAACGGGGAGTACGAAGCCCCTTGCAGGAAGCCGGTTTTTATAAAGAGGACATCCGCGCCCTTTCCAAAGAGATGGGATTGCCGACATGGAATAAGCCTTCGTTTGCATGCCTTTCCTCTAGAATACCCTACGGTTCACAAATCACATTGGAAAAAATCGATCAGATTGACAGAGCTGAGGGCTACCTGCTCAGTCTGGGATTTCATCAGGTGAGGGTCCGCCACCATGACTCGATCGCCCGGATAGAGGTAGGCCCGGACGATTTTGCCAGACTCCTCCGTCATCACGCGCAAATACATACAGCACTGCAGGAAATTGGCTTTTCTTACGTGACGCTTGATCTGTTTGGCTATCAGACAGGAAGCATGAATGCGGTGCTGGGAACGGACGTGAAAAAGCAGCATGGCTGA